GTTGTCATTTCATAAATCTCACCAGGAATGCTAATTCCCCCTGTTTGGGTAGCATAAATAGCAGGATGCCAGCCGTCTTCCGCTGCATGAAGACGATATTGAGGAAGGGTTTTAGTCGTCTTGATAAACTTTGCCGATTGGAGATTTTGATGGTCTGGTTGTCCTTTTAAAGCTGAACCACAGATAAAAACTCGCTTGATACCTGATGCTGTTGTCATGATCTTATTTAAATGGATGTAATTTCTGGGTTGTTGATCGCCTCTAATTCACGCACTACCCTGGCTTTGCTGGCAATTAAATGTTCTTTAATAGTTGCTTGGGCTAAATCTGAGTTCTTTTCGGCGATCGCATTATAAACTTGTCTATGTTCTAAGCGAATTTCTAAAACTTGAGGATTGTGTTTGGTAGTTTGCACTCTTAAAAGTGACATTTGATCAAAAACCTGTTCCAGCAAGGTTAGCAGCCATTTATTACCCGAACTTTCGGCGATGAGATGATGAAATTGATAATCTATTTCCAGAAGTTTCAAGCTATCAGATTTACTAGACGGATGTGCTAACTTTTCTGCCAACAGCACATATTTTTCAAGCTGCTTTAGCTGCTTTGGGCTAATTTGCTCGCAAGCACTCACAATGGCAGGTTGTTCTAAAGCTAGACGACAATCATAAAGCTGAACTGCGTCTTGAACAGAAAGGGTAGTAACTCTTAAGCCACCTGTAGAATTAGCTACTATTAATTTTTCCTGCTGCAATTGACCAATTGCTTCGCGAATAGGAGTACGGCTAACCTGTAATTGTTTGGCTAACGTTGTTTCAACTATTCGTTCTCCTGAAGCCAAATCTCCTTTGAGGATAATTTGTCTCAGGGCTTGATATACTTGCTGCCGTAAGGACTGGTTTTTTTCAATAGCAATCATAGTTTGAGTTTTAACTCATGAGAGACTACTAATTATTTCGATGAATTACAAAATACAAGTATACAGTATACGATATTAAACTATAAATTTATGGCTTGAAATTACGAAAAATAGCTTTTTTGTTTTGATACAGACGCATAATATTATTTAATGAACGTACTATAAGAGTTTTGGCAGCAGCGACTATTTTAGGTTGGTTTTTGTCTTAAAATTAATTTTAATAAGATCTAAACATCAACCCGATTTTGATTATGGTAAAAACTGCTTCGACAATGCTAGCTCTAGGGACTGCTGCACCTGAGTTTGAGCTTCAGGATGTAGTGTCTGGTAAAACTGTTTCTTTAGCCGACTTTAGCGATCGCCAAGCTTTACTATTGATGTTTATTTGTCAGCATTGTCCTTTTGTTAAGCACGTACAGAATGAATTAGCGAGCATTGGTCAAGACTATGACCAGCAACCTTTAGGCATTGTAGCAATTAGTGCTAATGATGTAGCAAATTATCCTCAAGATGCTCCTGAAAAGTTAAAGCAAATGGCGCAAGAATTAAACTTCAACTTTCCTGTTTGCTACGACGAAAGCCAAGAGGTAAGTAAAGTTTATACTGCTGCCTGTACTCCTGACTTCTTTTTATTTGATGCAGACGCTAAACTGGCATATCGTGGTCAATTAGATGATAGTCGCCCTAGCACAAATATTCCCGTTACAGGCAAGGATTTACGTCAGGCGATCGATGCCTTGCTACAGGGTAAGACGGTCGATTTTGAACAAAAACCCAGCATTGGCTGCAATATCAAATGGAAACCAGGTAACGAGCCAAAGTACTTTGGCTAGAATAAACCAGACATTTTACGTAGTTTATATAGTTATTTTGACTCTATCTTTGTAGCATTTTTGAAGTAATCTTGTGTTAAATAAATTACTTAAGTGTTTTCAAAAACTGAAAATCTATTTTCTAGCTATCTAAAGACTTAAAATCTATATGGAAGATACAGAAACTCAAAACACTTTGTTTGTTCCTTTTTTGGGTCAGTCTAACGCTCAGCAAATGAGCTATATTTACGATCCATATCAGCCAGGAATGATCGCTAATGATACCTCTGGAGCGATTATTTTAGATCGAAATTTGACAGCCTTGATTGAAGGCAATGTGGTGACTAGCGATACGAGAGAAACCAATTTTGCCGTGGGCGGAAGTAAGGTCGACGGCAATGGTTATTTTCAAGATGATAGTACGGTCTGGTGGTATCCAGATTGGGGTCAACCAGGGGGAGCTTTACGCCAGGCTGAACAAGGTTTACAAGACTGGTTATCTGTCCAAGGAGCGCAGCCAACAGACGAGATTGCCATTGTTTGGTCTCAAGGAGAATCTGACGTAGGAGATATTTTGGAAGGAGATCCTATTGCTAGAGAAAAATATAAACAGTCTACTTTGGCAGTTTTTGATAATTTGCGCAGTCAGCTAAATTATGCTGATGTTAAGTTTTATCTTGTGCCAACGGGACGTTTTCAGGCAGATGGAGCAACTAATGCCGGTCTTTCTCCTCTAAACATTGAAACAATCAATGGTGGGTTAAAAGTAGTCCGTGAAGTCCAAGAGGAAATAGCTACCCAACGAGATGATGTCTTATTGGCAACAGATTATTCAGATCTTAATATGGTCTACGAAGAAGGTACATTATATGGTGCAAGCTACGATCTCGACTATAGTGAATGGTCTACTGATTTTTGGCATTTAGGTCATGATGGACTAAAGATTAATGGCGATCGCCTGGCGCAATATATAGCCTTGGATCGGGGAGAAAACAACGTTATTAGCTTTACTGATTCTTTTGGGAATCCTGCCCAGTCTACCTCGCTTGCTCGTGCTGGACTATTAGATATCAACGTTTCAGGCAACCCCAGCCTGGGGGTTATTCAAGGAACAAATAATCCTGATGTGATAGTCGGCACTTTGGCAGCCGATGTAATTATCGGAGGAGAAGGGAATGACATAATTATGGCTAGTCAAGGAGTAGATACTTTGACAGGATCTGCGGGAAATGATGTTTTTTTCTTTGACCCTTTAATATATCCTGGGGTGGCTAATAACTCTGATACGATCGCTGATTTTGAACTTGGCAGCGATCGCCTGGACGTATCGGAGCTTTTAAAGCTTACTGGCAACCCGCTTGCTGATACTATTGCTACTCAATACATTACTGTTAATCCCCTCAGCGAAACTAGTTTGGAGATTAAGTTTGATGTTGATGCCATAGGAGAACAGTCTGCTGAAACTTTGGCTATCTTAGAAAACGTCAGTCCTGGGGAATTTATCGCCGAAATTGGCACTCAGTTAATTGTTACGCCAACTGAATTTTGAATACTAAAGGAAAAAATTTCTAAAATCTTGACGAGCGATCGCCAAATGTGATTTAATTGAAATTGAAGCTTTCATAATGGGAACATTAGCAGTCAAGCGTTGAAGTCACCACTCCCATTATAAAAAAATTTTAGCATAAAGCGCGATCGCCAAGCAAATTTAAAAATTCTAAATTTTTAGTAATTTTGTACTTAAAAAAGTTTAATACAACTTCTTTCTTCTTTCTAAAGATCGCGATTGTTGCTATAAGGACATAACTATACTTTGTTGGTTAGATTAACTTTAACCCCAAACTAATTCCTAAAGCGATCGCACTTAATAAATAACCAATTTTTGCTAAAGGGCTATTTGTTTTGCCAATGGGTATTTGCCACCAAAAGTAAGCAAAAAGCACAATCTCCCCAACTGTAATCGCTGCTGCTATGCTTACCGCTTCTTGTATGCCCCAGAATATACCACTGAGGGTAACTAGCAAGGCGGGAGTGATTATGGCAAGAATAGCCCCCTGGGTTTTTGCCTGAGGGTCTATTTTGGCAATCTCAACTGCTCCCAATTCGGTAATACCAATGGCGATCGCGGCAACAGTGGCGATCGCTATGTTGACTAAAGTTGGTTCTGTAGAGCGATCGACAAAGCTCAAACTCCATGTGGCTGCGGTACTTAAACCAAAAATTCCTAATGTACCGATAATAATTGGCTTAGACTGGGTATTTAATTGAGAGTCATTAACTGCTAAAATACTACTAGATGTGGACATTAAATGTGATAACGCATCTTGAGCAGTTAAAGCATTGGGAAAACGCTTGCTTACTTTGGCATTAGTCATTTTTGCTAACCACTGCCTAAACTGTCGCTCTAACTCTGGCAATAAAGATTTTAAGCTCAATTGATAAGGGTCATCTGCCGATGTAAAGTCGCGAATCTCGGTAATACTTTTGTCTGATATCAGACAAACAAGAGTAACTCCTAAGCTATAAAGATCCGAAGCCAGAGTTGGTTTAATAATTTGCTCAGGAGCAATAAATCCAGGAGTTCCCTTAAAAACGCTGCTACCAGATGCTTCAATGCTACCTAAGCAAGCAAATCCAAAGTCGATTAAATACACCTGTAGATTTTCAGACAGCAAAATATTTTCAGGCTTAAGATCGCGATGTATTACAGAAGGATTTTGTTGCTGTAAATAAACCAAAATTTCAAGAATTTTACCAGCAATTTGCTGGATTTCAAATAATGATAATTGCCTAAAATTGTCCAAATTAGAGGCTGAAATGTATTCTTGGACTAAGCAGAAACCATCATCTGTTTCTATACTGCCTAAATATTTAGGAATCCCAGGATAATCTAGTTTTTCTAATACTTTGATTTCCTGTTCATAAGCTTTATATCCTGACCAAGTTGAGCCAGTCGTTGCAAAGCAAAATTGCTTGATCACTACTGAGCGTTGATTATTTAGAGCAACTCCTTTCCAGGTTATGCGCCCTCCTTCACGATTGCGCCCTAATTCGGCGTTAATTTTATATCCGTAAGGTATCAAATTAGGATAATCATTCATTTTTAGTTTTTAATACCCATAGTTGCTAATAATCTTAGTAAATTTTTGACACCAAATTGAAATATCTTGAGTAAAATTATTTATAGTAATTATTAGCCTGAGAACTTTAGGCTAGAGTAGCAAAAATAAAATAACTCTTAATAATATAAATTAACAATAGTTTGAGTTATCTTAGTTTTTCATAACCAGTTCCAAGAAAATATAATGTTCAAAATAAGATCGAGTTTTGGCAAACTTAACTGTAATAAATAAGACATCTATATCCCTTAGATATGCTGTGTTTTTATGTTACTAAAATATACAAAAATAATAAAGCTATAAACTAGAAATACTTGCACTTGCGTTCAAAAAATTTTATTTATTTTTAATTTATAAGCAGCATTAATCTTAATAATCAGTCAACCAAATAAATCAGTGGTTGACTGCCAAGAAGTATCGGCAGCATATATATAATGTCAATTAAAACTATCTTATTAGTAGAAGATAATCCTGATGATCGCGAGTTAATGACCCTTGCTTTCTCTCAAGGAGAAATCCCCCACAATTTGGTTGTCGTGTCCAACGGAATTGAGGCTTTAAACTATTTATTAGGGAATAATTCTAATAATGAGCCATCTGCATCGTTAAACGAGGAAAATTTACCTTCCATGCCAGCCTTAATCATGCTGGATCTCAATTTACCAAAAATGGATGGAATTGAAGTTTTAAAGCGTATTCGCGCTCATCCACAGACAAAATTAATCCCAACAGTCATTTTAAGCTCTTCAAATGAGCGACAAGACCTCATAGACAGTTATATTAATGGTTGTAACAGTTATATTCAAAAACCGATACACTTTACACAACTACAAAATTTTGTTAGAGAAATAAGTACGTATTGGTTGACTGTTAATCAGTTACCACCTGTTTTTGGAGTCCCAAATGAGTAAACTTCTGCGAGTCTTAATTGTTGAAGATTCAGAAGATGATGCCGAACTACTAGCCATTGAACTTGAACGAGGTAATTATGAAATAACTTATCAAAGAGTTGACACCAAAGCGGATATGCAGGCTGCTTTACAAAAATCCCAATCTTGGGATATTGTGCTGGCTGATTATTCTATGCCTCAGTTTAGCGCGATCGCTGCTTTAGAACTATTAAAAGAATGTGATCTAGATCTACCCTTTGTCATTGTGTCAGGCAAGATTGGCGAAGATACGGCAGTAGCAGCCATGAAAGCAGGCGCTCACGACTATTTAATCAAAGGTAAGCTATCTCGCCTAATTCCTGCCGTTGAAAGAGAGTTAAGAGAAGCAATACTGAGAGAAGAATATCGCGCTGCTCAAAAAAGACTTAAGTATCTTGCCTTTTACGATAAGTTAACCGATTTACCCAACAGGACTTTATTTTTTGAACACCTCAGCCGTGAAATAACTCGTCAGCAAGAACAAAAACAAGCCGATAATCAAAGTTTGAGCGGGCATAGATCATCAAGTACTTTAGCTGTTTTATTATTGAGTATCGATCGCTTTCGGTGTATAAAACATAGCTTAGGTTACGAAATTAGTGAGCAGCTACTAATCTCGGTGGCTCGTCGCCTAGAGGAATATATTAGCGAAAATGATTTTAATCTTGTTGCCAAAATTGGTGAGGACGAATTTGCCTTACTAATTACAAATATTATCGATCCTCAGGATATTATAAATCGGGCAGAACATCTTTATCGTCAGCTTATTAAGCCCTTTCAAATCAAAAGCAGCCTAATCTGCTCTACAGTCAGTATTGGTATTGCTCTTAATCAAGATCGCAACCAAAATCCTGCCCAGCTTTTGCAGTCGGCTGATACAGCTATGCAGTATGCCAAAGTAAACTTTGTCAAAACTTCGGTCTTATTTAATGACAGAATGCAGAGTAAGGCAGTCGAAAAGCTGCGGTTAGAAAACGATTTACAAAAGGCGATCGAAAACAAGCAGCTATATCTTAACTATCAACCTATAGTTTCTTTAGATACAGGAAAAATTAGTTGTTTGGAAGCCTTAGTCAGGTGGAAACATAGTTCTCTTGGCTCAATTCCTCCAGACAAATTTATTCCTATTTGCGAAGAAACTGGTCAGATTATTGCTTTAGGTCAGTGGGTGCTTTCTGAAGCTTGTTGTCAATTGGTAGCTTGGCAAAAGTTATTTATTGCCGACTCATCTTTGACAATGAGTATTAATTTGTCCCGCATCCAAGTTTATCATCCTGAGTTGATTCCTCAAATAGACGGTCTTTTGGATTCATTGAATTTAAAGGGCGAAGATCTAAAGCTAGAAATTACCGAAAGTACCCTGATGGAAAACACCTCATCAGTAAGAAAAGTTTTAAAGCAGTTAAAAGAACGAGATATCAAAATATGTTTGGATGACTTTGGGACTGGTTATTCTTCTTTGAGCTATTTACGCTATTTACCTGTAGATACGGTAAAAATAGACCGCTCATTTATTGGAGCAGAGATCAATGGTACTAATTACGATATTATCAAGGCAATTATTAACCTAGCTCATAGTTTAGGTTTAGATGTTGTTGCCGAAGGTATTGAAACCAAAGCTCAACTAGAAATATTGCGAGGTTTAGGCTGTGAATATGGACAAGGATATTTCTTTGCTTATCCTCTCGATAGTAAAGATGTTTTAAACTTAGTGCAGCAATAATCAATTATCAATTATCAATTAATAAAAAGGTTATCTACGCCTGAGTTGACCGAGCTTTAGACTTTTTCATAGTGGCTAAAAGCTAAGAGCTAAGAGCTAAGAGCTAAAAGCTAGAAACCAGTTAGTTTGAACGGAAGATAATTTACATTAAGCGTTATTTATGAGCTATATTACGTAAACTTCGGGTTTGTTCGAGAATATCTTCAATATCTTCTTGAGATAGGCGTTCAACATAATTAATTTTGATTTCTTCTAGTAAGTCTATTAGTAAAAGCTCAATTTTGTTCATGCTTTGTTGTGCCTGTAGCTCACTAGAAACCGATTTACCGATGTTATCTACCAGAGTTTCTAGTAAACGGTCAAACTGTTCATCTTCTGCCAGTGCTGCTTGTAAGGTACTGCTAAAGGCGCTGTAGATTTGGGAGACTAGCTGATGACTGAGGGTAGTCATAGTGCGATCGCCTCCAGGAAGCATTTTGATGCCTTGGTATGCTGGGCTTTGTCTTAAAGCTTTATCGATGCTGTATTTTAGTAGAGTTTCTGCTTCTGGTTGAATGGCAGGTAATACGCGATCGGCAAAGACTTTTGCTAAGATCCTGATAATTTCTGCGGTTTCATTAGTGTCATTGATGTCAATGTAGGGGTTAGCTGTTTGTTGAGATAGCAATCTGCTAAGACCACCGTTACGAATTGAAGCTTGTGTTTGATTGATTAGGCGAATAATTACTACTTCTGTCACGTCTTCGGCTATGCCTGCTACTAATCCTTGGCTTAACTGTTTCTGAATAGAATTAAGGTTAATAATTTGTGCCTGACTTAAACGAACCGTAACGGGAATGACCCGCAGCCAACGCCAAAAGGGAAGCAGAAAAAATATATCATACCAACGCCAAAGCATAGCATCTAGCCAGCTTACACCCACTCGACGACGGCTAATAAACCAAGTGCGTCCCAAAAATTCTAGGGCAAAAAGTACCCCAAAAGGGAAATCAATCACGCCAAAATAATCTATATAGCCACCATTATCGCCAACAGCGCGATAGTAGTTAGTCGCCATTAAAGGTTTGATTTCGCTATCAAAAAAGTTTAGTTCCTCAGTGACTTTGCCCTGAAAATTATTGGGAGTCCAATATCGCCAAAATGCTGCCTTAGCTGAATTATCTCGGCTAGGAAGATGCGATCGCATTCTATTTTTAATCCGTTCTAAATTCCCTGTTTTGTTTGCCTCAGAAAAGGCATTGGTTTGAATAATTTCAATACTGCGACGACGGAGATCTCCGAAAAGATTTTTGACAACAGGAGAATCAACGCTATTGACAGCTAATTCTTTTCTTAACTGCTCTACCTTGGCTAAATACTCTTGGGTGTCTCGGTTAGAAATTATGCCCTTAATGGCATCATAGCGAGTAATAAATGCAGATATATTCGCAGGAATCAGATCTAACTTTATGCCATCGTATTTGATGTAAGCCGTCTTAATACCGCCCAATGTAACTTGACCAGATAGCCAAAAATCTCTTAAAGGAATATAGCTAAGATCGAAAGCCACAATGGTTATGTTAATTACAGCCACTAAAGCCATTAACCTCTCAAACCAGAGATTAGGTCGATATTTTCTAGTTCTTCTTTTAGGTAATCTAGTGACGATAGTCATTTCATTTAACATTGACCATCGATCATTGTTCATTGTTCATTGTTCATTACTCATTTCAAGTACGGCACTTAGGGTAATGTAATAATTTTCTTAGCTTTAAGCTTTTATAAAGCAAAGATTAAATAGCAAGCTATATTTTCATTTTTTGATAAATGTTCAATGCTCAATGCTCAATGTTTAAGACTCCCCGTAAAAAGATATCAGAAATCCCTTCAGCCATTTCCTGCATAGCTTGAGGTGATGAATCAGGGTCAAGAATTGTTTCTTCAGAAAAACCAGCGATCGCAAATATACCTAAAAATACCTTGGCAACTATTTTAGGATTCATCTGACGATAAATTCCCTTTTCCATCGCGGTTTCAAAAAAAGCTTCTGCCACATCGGTCATCTTGTCAATTACTTCTGCTTGAATACTCTCTCTTAATTCTGGATGATATTGAGCCTCAATGAAGCAAACTCGCATCAAATCGCTATTTTTACGCATATTCAGCATTCTACGACGCATCACTTGCGATACTGCTTTATAGCTACCCATTTCGCTAAGTTCCATTAGTAAATCTGTCAGAATGTCAACCCATCCCGCAGTAGCCACTTCAATTAAAATTGCTTTTTTGTTAGTAAAGTGACGAAACACAGTTCCCTCAGCTACTTGTGCTGACTTGGCTAAATCTTTAGTGGTTGTGCCATCATAGCCTTGACGAGCAAATAGTTTTAGTGCAGCCTGTAAAATTTTAGTGCGGGTGTCCTTCTCTGTAGCAGGAGTTTGACGCATCTTCCAGGTTTGCTGAGAAAAAACTGGCATAGTAATTGTGATTGATTAGTAACTGTGATGGGCTTAATAATATAGCAATATTGCAAATATCTAGTTTTAGCTTATATTTTCAGTGGAATTGCTTAATATTCCACAATAATTTTCTTTGATTGCAATCAAGCATTATTTACTAAATTCTTAACAGAGACAGTAAGCATTAAAATCCAAGTAAAATATAACCGCAGTAAGATTGTACATAGCTAAATTGAGACACTTTTGGGTATATTGGATGAAATTAAGCAGATTAAATCGATTTTTTGCCCATTTAGATTACTTTTGTAACTATATAAAAGGGCGATGGGTGAGTCTAATGGCGACTCGTATAAGCGTATGCTTAATCGCTTTATTGTTCTGGAATTTTGCGGGGATGTCTGCTTTGGCTGCACCCCAAGCAAGCAAATCAAGTGCTTCAATTAAGCCTTACCTGAATCGGGTAATAGAACAGATAACGGAATTTACCCTAGATAATGGTTTAAAGTTTATTGTCTTAGAAAACCACGAAGCTCCAGTTATTTCTTTTGTCACCTATGCTAATGTTGGTGGTGTTGATGAACCTGATGGTAAAACGGGAGTGGCTCACTTTTTAGAACATTTAGCATTTAAGGGTACTAAAAAGATTGGCACAACTAATTACGCTGCTGAAGCTGAAGAATTAAATAAGTTAGATCGTTTATTTGCCGACATCAAACAGGCACAAAAGTCGGGAAATAATGCTAAGTTAGCTAAACTCACAGATGAGTTTATCGTCACTCAGGAAAAAGCCAGTAAGTACGTCAAGCAAAATGAATATGGCGAAATTGTCGATACAGCAGGTGGAGTAGGCTTAAATGCAGCGACTTCGGCTGACAGTACCACTTATTTTTATAGTTTCCCTGCTAATAAGCTAGAACTATGGATGTCTTTAGAATCAGAAAGATTTTTAGATCCCGTATACCGAGAATTTTATAAAGAAAAGCAGGTAATTTTGGAGGAAAGACGGTTGCGCACTGATAATTCCCCCATCGGTAAGATGATCGAGGAATTTTTAGATACTGCCTTCACGATTCATCCTTATAAACGTCCCGTAATTGGCTATCAAGAGGACATCGAAAATTTGAGTAGAGAGGATGTTCAAAAGTTTTTCCAGGCTTACTATGTACCTAAAAATTTAACTATGGCGATCGCTGGAGATGTCGATCCTGTTAAAGTTAAAGAATTAGCTCAAACTTATTTTGGACGCTTCAAATCTAAGCCTCAACCAAATAAAGTAGCTAAAGTTGAACCTCCCCAAGAGCAAACCAGAGAAGTTACCGTTAATTTTCCTTCCCAGCCTTTGTATTTAGAAGGCTACCATATCCCCGCCTTAAATGATCCTGACTATATAGTGTATGAAGTTATTTCTGAACTACTTAGCAGTGGTAGAACTTCTCGTCTCTATAAGTCTTTGGTAGAAGAAAAACAGGTAGCTTTATCGGCACAAGGGTTTTTAATGGTTTTCCTGGAGATAAATATCCTAATTTAATGTTAGTCTATGCCTTAACTGCTCCAGGTACAAGCATTGAACAATTAGCAACTGCTTTGCAAGCCGAGATCGAACGTTTAAAAACAGAAGCGGTCAAACCTGCGGAGTTAGAACAGGTGAAAACTCAACTCAAGGCTGGTTTGTTGCGAACTCTTGATTCTAATATGGGAATGGCAAGTATATTGGCAGAATACGACGCTAAAACAGGTAGCTGGCGCAATATTTTTGATGAGCTAACCAAATTAGAACAAATCACTCCCCAAGATATTCAGCGAGTAGCTCAAACTACTTTCACAGCCGAGAATCGCACCATTGGACGTTTATTAGCCTCTAGTTAAATAGGTATACCGTCTTCATTGCCTTTTAGCTAACAGTCTAACGAGGCAATGAAGCTATCTCTTTCTTCAATCGCGATCGCCAATTAGTCAGGTTTTTAAACAAATAGCGATCGCAAAATACAATCAACCAATAACCAAGTTAATCAGGTTCTTATTTTTTGTCAGAAGTTTACTCTTTTAAGGATGAGCTTGTTTTAGCAGGGTTGTCTGGGGATTTGTAATTTAGCTTTAATTTATTGGCTAAAGCGTGATTTAATTTTTCAGATGCACCAGGGTATTGTGCTTCTATCTGTAGCAATTTGCTATAAATTTTTACTGCGCCGTCCCAATTATCAACTAATTCTAACTGTTGACCTAAGCAAAAATAGGACTCTGCATTGTTGGGGTTATTGCTAATTTCCAGCTTTAAAAAATCTATTGCCTCTTGATGTTTGCCCTGATTACTTAAAATTTCACTCAGGCGATAATAAGACTGAGAAAATAGAGGATTTAAGATGATCGCTTGATAATAAAAGCTTAGAGCCTGTTGTAATTGACCCTTATCTGCTAAGGCATTGGCCAAATGAAAGCGATCCATAGCTGTACCGATTTCTGGTTCAAGAGCCAAAGCCAACTGCATTTCTTGGATAAATTCTTGTTGCTTACCTATTTTAAATAAGGTTCTAGCTAGATTTAGATGAGCCTTAGAATACTGAGGATTAAGGTCTATAGCTTGACGATAACAGGCGATCGCATATTGCCACTTTCTTTTTCTGCCATACAGGTTTCCCAAATCAGTATGAACTTTGGGGGAGTTAGGTTGCAGCTTAGATTGCTTATAATAGCGTTCGATTGCCTTATCTAGCTGGGTTGTAGAAGTATTAGTTTTGGTTTCCTGATAATCATGCTTTAATTGTTTTGACCAACGGTCAGACCCGCTAAAGAGTTCAACAGTTCCTATAACGGGACGGGGTGGCTTATGAACTGCCGAACCTGCGTCGTCAGATAGCCCCTTGCAAACCCGCGCAACGGACTGTCTCGCAATGGGGGAAACCTCCACAACGCGCTGACTCGCAACGGACTCAGATGCGGACGAAGCGTCCTTTCTCACCGCGTCGTTGTACGGCGGAGTAATCTCTAACTCTTGCTGAGAAAGCTTTGGCTGACTTGGTTTTGGTTTCATAGCTGCTGGTAGTGCAGGTTGAGCCATGCTTAAGTCTAAAGCTTTTCGATAGTATAATGCTGACTGTTTCCATTGATTTTGCTGCTCTAATTTTTCAGCGAGGAGACAGTATGTTTCTACTGAGGGTTTTGCATCAAATAAAGCCTTATCGTCTAAATCTGAACTAGCTGCTTGAGAAACTGTTTCTAATTCTCTTGCTCGATAAAGATTTAACTGAGCTTTATCAGAGTTCCCCAACTGCTGCCAAACTTCAGCTAAGTTGCGATAGATGGTTGCACTAGGTCTAATGATGATAGCTTTTTGATAATGTTTGACTGCCTGGTGCCATTTTTCTTGCTGAGTATAAATATCGGCAATTCCAGCATAAACTTCAGCTAGATTAGGTTCTATCTCTACCGCCTTGGCATAGCATGACATCGCCTCCCCAGTTTTGCCCATTCTTTGTAAAGCATTGCCCCAAACTTTGTAAGCCTCTGCCATATTAGGCATAATTTGGACTGCTTGTTTACAAGCTAGTGCTGAACCTTCCCATTCCTGCTTTTCTGAATGTTCTAATGCTTTTTGGAGATAAACCTGCGCTGTTTCCCAGTCAATGTCCCTAGATTGCTGTGGATTAATGGT
This DNA window, taken from Pleurocapsa sp. FMAR1, encodes the following:
- a CDS encoding TetR/AcrR family transcriptional regulator, with product MPVFSQQTWKMRQTPATEKDTRTKILQAALKLFARQGYDGTTTKDLAKSAQVAEGTVFRHFTNKKAILIEVATAGWVDILTDLLMELSEMGSYKAVSQVMRRRMLNMRKNSDLMRVCFIEAQYHPELRESIQAEVIDKMTDVAEAFFETAMEKGIYRQMNPKIVAKVFLGIFAIAGFSEETILDPDSSPQAMQEMAEGISDIFLRGVLNIEH
- a CDS encoding GGDEF domain-containing response regulator, whose protein sequence is MSKLLRVLIVEDSEDDAELLAIELERGNYEITYQRVDTKADMQAALQKSQSWDIVLADYSMPQFSAIAALELLKECDLDLPFVIVSGKIGEDTAVAAMKAGAHDYLIKGKLSRLIPAVERELREAILREEYRAAQKRLKYLAFYDKLTDLPNRTLFFEHLSREITRQQEQKQADNQSLSGHRSSSTLAVLLLSIDRFRCIKHSLGYEISEQLLISVARRLEEYISENDFNLVAKIGEDEFALLITNIIDPQDIINRAEHLYRQLIKPFQIKSSLICSTVSIGIALNQDRNQNPAQLLQSADTAMQYAKVNFVKTSVLFNDRMQSKAVEKLRLENDLQKAIENKQLYLNYQPIVSLDTGKISCLEALVRWKHSSLGSIPPDKFIPICEETGQIIALGQWVLSEACCQLVAWQKLFIADSSLTMSINLSRIQVYHPELIPQIDGLLDSLNLKGEDLKLEITESTLMENTSSVRKVLKQLKERDIKICLDDFGTGYSSLSYLRYLPVDTVKIDRSFIGAEINGTNYDIIKAIINLAHSLGLDVVAEGIETKAQLEILRGLGCEYGQGYFFAYPLDSKDVLNLVQQ
- a CDS encoding tetratricopeptide repeat protein — its product is MFKLFQNLLPSETGKKQSDSAVSSDFNVNDSWSTQIAQADLLWEQGKLSEALAIYGLAIEQYPHLIEIQQRLAERLKQQGDLAVAYEKLATGLKNHGNVQQAANYYRQAIHLKALTENTKKQLFRANIASLPSSPIPTSTLKETAFSFQPLTKINSALTKTSDSQPPLSKVEVELSNNISPSFLKPLKTINPQQSRDIDWETAQVYLQKALEHSEKQEWEGSALACKQAVQIMPNMAEAYKVWGNALQRMGKTGEAMSCYAKAVEIEPNLAEVYAGIADIYTQQEKWHQAVKHYQKAIIIRPSATIYRNLAEVWQQLGNSDKAQLNLYRARELETVSQAASSDLDDKALFDAKPSVETYCLLAEKLEQQNQWKQSALYYRKALDLSMAQPALPAAMKPKPSQPKLSQQELEITPPYNDAVRKDASSASESVASQRVVEVSPIARQSVARVCKGLSDDAGSAVHKPPRPVIGTVELFSGSDRWSKQLKHDYQETKTNTSTTQLDKAIERYYKQSKLQPNSPKVHTDLGNLYGRKRKWQYAIACYRQAIDLNPQYSKAHLNLARTLFKIGKQQEFIQEMQLALALEPEIGTAMDRFHLANALADKGQLQQALSFYYQAIILNPLFSQSYYRLSEILSNQGKHQEAIDFLKLEISNNPNNAESYFCLGQQLELVDNWDGAVKIYSKLLQIEAQYPGASEKLNHALANKLKLNYKSPDNPAKTSSSLKE